A part of Desulfomicrobium baculatum DSM 4028 genomic DNA contains:
- the truA gene encoding tRNA pseudouridine(38-40) synthase TruA — MPRIRLTVAYVGTRYQGWQIQGRGETIQGAIEDKLARICGELVRVHGSGRTDSGVHALAQVAHFDVPESKRHIPWRQALNAMLPDDISILEAREAQDDFHARFSVRSKRYAYTLWTEPRFTMPQRAPFVWPVRGLDFEAMDQAAEVLAGTHDFAAFQNAGTEIKGTVRTLEPIVRAPGTHSAEWVFRFQADGFLKQMVRNLMGLLVEVGRGGLAPADVRPILEGCDRRKAPATAPARGLTLEEVMY; from the coding sequence ATGCCGCGCATCCGACTGACCGTGGCCTACGTCGGCACTCGCTACCAGGGCTGGCAGATCCAAGGCCGGGGCGAGACCATTCAGGGCGCCATCGAGGACAAACTGGCCCGCATCTGCGGCGAACTGGTGCGGGTCCACGGCTCCGGGCGCACGGATTCGGGCGTGCACGCCCTGGCGCAGGTGGCTCACTTCGACGTGCCCGAGTCCAAAAGGCATATCCCCTGGAGGCAGGCCCTGAACGCCATGCTCCCGGACGACATCTCCATCCTCGAAGCGCGCGAAGCGCAGGATGACTTTCACGCACGCTTTTCGGTCCGCTCCAAACGCTACGCCTATACGCTCTGGACCGAGCCCAGGTTCACCATGCCCCAGCGGGCGCCCTTTGTCTGGCCTGTGCGCGGGCTTGATTTCGAAGCCATGGACCAGGCCGCGGAGGTGCTTGCCGGAACCCACGATTTCGCGGCCTTCCAGAACGCCGGCACGGAGATAAAAGGCACGGTGCGCACCCTGGAGCCCATTGTCCGCGCTCCCGGAACCCATTCTGCGGAGTGGGTCTTCCGCTTTCAGGCCGATGGTTTTTTAAAACAGATGGTCCGCAACCTCATGGGCCTCCTGGTCGAAGTGGGACGAGGCGGGCTGGCCCCCGCTGACGTCCGCCCTATCCTCGAAGGGTGTGATCGCCGCAAGGCCCCGGCCACGGCCCCGGCACGGGGGCTCACATTAGAGGAAGTCATGTATTAA
- a CDS encoding NAD(P)H-dependent flavin oxidoreductase: protein MDFPQLKIGDLVAKIPIIQGGMGVGISLSGLASAVAKEGGIGVIAAAMIGMGEPDIGSNYREANIRALARELRAAREKTDGILGVNIMVALTNFSDMVKTSIKEGADVIFAGAGLPLDLPSYIKDGAKTKLVPIISSARAASIICKKWLSKFDYLPDAFVVEGPKAGGHLGFKPEQIDDPEFSLEKTVPEVIEAVREFEKKAGRPIPVIAAGGVWDGADIHKYLKMGAAGVQMGTRFVATHECDADIKFKESYINAKEEDIQIIKSPVGLPGRAVRGPFLDDVNSGLKKPFKCPFHCISSCDYTKSPYCIALALVNAKKGMLKHGFAFAGANAYRVNAIVSVKELIESLRQGYIAAASAA, encoded by the coding sequence ATGGACTTTCCACAACTCAAGATCGGTGATCTTGTTGCAAAAATCCCCATCATCCAGGGCGGCATGGGTGTTGGCATTTCCCTTTCCGGGCTGGCCTCGGCCGTGGCCAAGGAAGGCGGAATCGGCGTCATCGCCGCCGCCATGATCGGCATGGGCGAGCCCGATATCGGAAGCAATTACCGCGAAGCCAACATACGTGCCCTGGCCCGTGAACTGCGCGCGGCCCGCGAAAAAACCGACGGCATCCTGGGCGTAAACATCATGGTCGCCCTGACCAATTTCAGCGACATGGTCAAAACCTCCATCAAGGAGGGCGCGGACGTCATCTTCGCCGGTGCCGGCCTGCCTCTTGACCTGCCCTCCTACATTAAAGACGGGGCCAAGACCAAACTCGTGCCCATCATCTCCTCGGCCCGGGCCGCCAGCATCATCTGCAAGAAATGGCTGTCCAAGTTCGATTACCTGCCCGACGCCTTCGTGGTCGAAGGACCCAAGGCCGGCGGTCATCTCGGTTTCAAGCCCGAGCAGATCGACGATCCCGAGTTCTCTCTTGAAAAGACCGTGCCCGAAGTCATCGAGGCAGTACGGGAATTCGAGAAAAAAGCCGGCCGACCGATCCCGGTCATCGCCGCCGGCGGTGTGTGGGACGGCGCGGACATCCACAAGTACCTCAAGATGGGCGCGGCGGGAGTACAGATGGGCACCCGCTTCGTGGCCACCCACGAATGCGATGCGGACATCAAATTCAAGGAGTCCTACATAAACGCCAAGGAAGAGGACATCCAGATCATCAAAAGCCCCGTGGGTCTTCCCGGACGGGCGGTCAGGGGTCCCTTTCTCGATGACGTGAACAGCGGCCTCAAGAAACCCTTCAAGTGCCCGTTCCATTGCATCAGTTCCTGCGACTACACCAAGAGCCCGTATTGCATCGCGCTGGCCCTGGTGAACGCCAAGAAAGGCATGCTGAAACACGGCTTCGCCTTTGCAGGAGCCAACGCGTACCGGGTCAACGCCATCGTCTCCGTCAAGGAGCTGATCGAATCCCTGCGCCAAGGGTACATCGCGGCAGCCAGCGCCGCCTAG
- a CDS encoding MotE family protein produces MVRKNNEKSKKNSTRQAPSGTGARLTRLVQACIALAAVKLVAICLLWIPSAVPETSLLQPVIIRPAIAASLAQAEEPAATSAKTQDNATDPDTQTGQLQDLNAREQALAKKEAELKALEAQVDEKLTTLRELEIRMQNLIDSAGSIQDEKMAHLIDVYSNMKPKQAALVLQTLEEPIAVRILAGMSGRKAGEILSSVRPDRAAALSAALTRLQTGESGN; encoded by the coding sequence ATGGTCAGGAAGAACAACGAAAAGAGCAAAAAGAATTCGACGAGACAGGCACCCTCCGGCACGGGCGCACGCCTTACTAGACTGGTCCAGGCCTGCATCGCCCTTGCAGCCGTCAAGCTGGTGGCCATCTGCCTGCTCTGGATTCCGTCCGCCGTCCCGGAAACCTCCTTGTTGCAACCCGTGATCATCCGCCCGGCCATTGCCGCAAGTCTGGCGCAGGCCGAGGAGCCTGCGGCGACCTCCGCAAAAACCCAGGACAACGCCACCGATCCCGATACGCAGACAGGCCAGCTCCAGGACCTCAATGCGCGTGAACAGGCCCTGGCCAAAAAGGAAGCGGAACTGAAGGCGCTTGAAGCGCAAGTCGATGAAAAGCTCACAACATTGCGGGAGCTTGAAATCAGGATGCAAAACCTGATCGATTCCGCCGGAAGCATCCAGGACGAAAAAATGGCGCATCTCATCGATGTCTATTCGAACATGAAACCCAAGCAGGCCGCATTGGTCCTGCAGACCCTGGAAGAACCCATCGCCGTCAGAATCCTGGCGGGGATGAGCGGCCGCAAGGCCGGCGAGATCCTTTCATCGGTGCGGCCCGACCGTGCGGCCGCGCTCTCCGCAGCCCTGACCCGGCTGCAGACCGGCGAAAGCGGGAATTAG
- a CDS encoding flagellin domain-containing protein, whose translation MALSDLQKLFVVSTATQMWQQDLLMNAYFQGSAVGANLREMILGQQPVKPLTNPFDEAITGRLRSDSAAIRRAGKNVLEASSMAGIAASAVGTIKGVLEEMQSLAQQIKDGTLTYSADVANQYNALRDSITPIIEGTYHNGIAVLDKSQWGTDQISSDGKVHIQSLPSAAGGGGFDVVFQEMDEAGLAALDGGNLEDNPAGSLQTELDNLSTHIGDMATLEEIYSQREDGLTYQATALNSQADLLDQAVEARRQTPTLSLEEILIRLLMRDTGTLLDELS comes from the coding sequence ATGGCCTTAAGCGACCTGCAAAAACTATTCGTCGTCTCCACCGCCACCCAGATGTGGCAGCAGGATCTGCTCATGAACGCCTATTTTCAGGGCTCCGCCGTGGGCGCGAACCTGCGCGAAATGATTCTCGGGCAACAGCCGGTCAAACCCCTGACCAACCCCTTCGACGAGGCTATCACCGGCAGGCTGCGTTCGGACAGCGCGGCCATCCGCCGGGCCGGTAAAAATGTGCTGGAAGCCTCCTCCATGGCCGGCATCGCGGCCAGTGCGGTAGGCACGATCAAAGGCGTTCTGGAAGAAATGCAGAGTCTGGCCCAGCAGATCAAGGACGGCACCCTGACCTATTCCGCGGATGTCGCGAATCAGTACAACGCCCTGCGCGACAGCATAACGCCGATCATCGAAGGAACCTATCACAACGGCATCGCCGTGCTGGACAAATCCCAGTGGGGCACGGACCAGATCAGCTCCGACGGCAAGGTACATATCCAATCACTTCCCTCGGCGGCGGGAGGAGGCGGGTTCGACGTTGTCTTTCAGGAAATGGATGAAGCCGGTCTGGCCGCCCTCGACGGCGGCAATCTGGAAGACAACCCGGCAGGCAGCCTGCAAACCGAACTGGACAACCTCTCCACCCATATCGGCGACATGGCCACCCTGGAAGAAATCTACTCCCAGCGTGAAGACGGACTGACCTACCAGGCCACGGCCCTTAATTCCCAGGCCGACCTCTTGGACCAGGCAGTGGAGGCGCGGCGGCAGACGCCGACCCTGTCCCTGGAGGAAATCCTGATCCGGCTGCTCATGCGCGACACCGGAACCCTTTTGGACGAACTCAGCTAA
- a CDS encoding flagellar export protein FliJ — protein MSLTRQQIAEQNLRVEALHKDLEACLLELSRLKQMTQPELWLWSGWRKRLELDKKQAQAKLVELQQLAETRRLELVTKAKDRKLLEKLRAKQAEKHGQEEQRKEQKEFDETGTLRHGRTPY, from the coding sequence TTGAGCCTGACCAGACAACAGATTGCCGAACAGAACCTGCGCGTGGAGGCCTTACACAAAGACCTGGAGGCCTGCCTTCTTGAGCTGAGCCGCCTCAAACAAATGACCCAACCGGAGCTGTGGCTCTGGTCGGGGTGGCGAAAGCGTCTGGAACTTGACAAAAAACAAGCACAGGCAAAACTTGTCGAGCTGCAGCAGCTGGCCGAAACCCGTCGGCTTGAATTGGTGACAAAAGCCAAAGACCGTAAACTCCTGGAGAAACTCCGGGCCAAACAGGCAGAAAAACATGGTCAGGAAGAACAACGAAAAGAGCAAAAAGAATTCGACGAGACAGGCACCCTCCGGCACGGGCGCACGCCTTACTAG
- a CDS encoding SAM hydrolase/SAM-dependent halogenase family protein has product MRAVIVLLTDFGHLDPYTGQMKGVLLREAPDARIVDLCHEVEAHNILQAGFLLQASYQHFPPQSIFLGVVDPGVGSSRSIVLAERENQLFLAPDNGLLSFLIDEPVSWWRIDAQAYAAGNTFHGRDIFAPIAARLALGAAPQAFGSRIGPDMIMRRDFIWAEIGNRAIDCTVLHVDRFGNCLLNLRAENFPALPRTWALDDGRSVVTTATYADLAPGQIGLLAGSQGVLELAVNQGDCARTLGLCPGRNIRLTQKDIPHQ; this is encoded by the coding sequence ATGCGCGCGGTTATCGTTTTACTCACAGACTTTGGGCACCTTGATCCCTATACAGGACAAATGAAGGGGGTTCTTTTGCGCGAGGCGCCGGACGCGCGCATTGTGGACCTTTGCCATGAAGTGGAGGCACACAACATACTTCAGGCCGGCTTTTTGCTGCAGGCCAGTTATCAACACTTTCCGCCGCAGAGTATCTTTCTGGGCGTGGTCGATCCCGGGGTCGGTTCATCGCGGTCCATTGTGCTGGCCGAACGGGAGAATCAGCTTTTTCTGGCCCCGGACAATGGTCTGCTGTCATTTCTGATCGATGAGCCTGTCTCGTGGTGGCGGATTGACGCGCAGGCTTATGCCGCCGGCAACACCTTTCACGGGCGGGACATTTTCGCGCCCATCGCCGCCCGCTTGGCCCTGGGTGCGGCGCCGCAAGCCTTCGGGTCCCGCATCGGGCCGGACATGATCATGCGACGTGATTTCATCTGGGCCGAGATTGGGAACCGCGCCATTGACTGTACGGTCCTGCATGTGGACCGCTTCGGGAACTGCCTGCTGAACCTGCGCGCAGAAAATTTTCCCGCACTGCCACGGACCTGGGCCCTTGATGACGGCAGATCGGTTGTTACGACTGCAACCTACGCAGACCTCGCGCCGGGACAAATAGGACTCCTGGCGGGCAGTCAGGGGGTGCTGGAACTGGCCGTGAACCAGGGCGACTGCGCCCGTACCTTGGGCCTTTGCCCCGGCCGAAACATACGCCTGACCCAAAAGGACATCCCGCACCAGTGA
- a CDS encoding adenosylcobinamide-GDP ribazoletransferase translates to MNPLQDFLVALTFLTRLGRAHITTSEAISRSMRMYPMVGLLLGLILALSSMLPLSSWILAWLLTGLNIYLTRGLHWDGWADLWDGWGSGATGMRFWTIVKDSHIGAFGTMGLILGLGLQTALFEAAVAQKAWMALLFAPVFGRFCCLALARMSQSLSRPGLGQNAVQGATTSALILGGCTALLPALPLGPSHLAATLALAVAALAALLALGRKHEGVNGDFLGAAIIAGEVCALLPLSLSI, encoded by the coding sequence GTGAACCCGCTGCAAGATTTTCTCGTTGCCCTGACTTTTCTGACCCGCCTGGGCCGTGCCCACATCACCACCAGCGAGGCCATCAGCCGGTCCATGCGCATGTATCCGATGGTGGGGCTCCTCCTTGGGCTGATTTTGGCCTTGTCGTCGATGCTCCCGCTTTCGTCCTGGATCCTGGCCTGGCTGTTGACCGGGCTCAATATTTATCTGACCCGGGGCCTGCACTGGGACGGATGGGCCGACCTCTGGGACGGATGGGGCAGCGGGGCCACGGGGATGCGTTTCTGGACCATCGTCAAGGACAGCCACATTGGAGCCTTCGGCACCATGGGCCTTATTCTGGGCCTTGGACTGCAAACCGCGCTCTTTGAAGCGGCCGTCGCTCAAAAGGCGTGGATGGCGCTGCTCTTCGCCCCTGTTTTCGGCCGTTTCTGCTGTCTGGCCTTGGCCCGGATGAGCCAAAGCCTGTCCCGGCCGGGTCTGGGACAAAACGCCGTGCAGGGCGCAACCACATCCGCCCTGATCCTGGGGGGCTGTACCGCCCTGCTCCCGGCCCTACCGCTGGGTCCGAGCCATCTGGCCGCCACCCTTGCACTGGCCGTGGCCGCCCTGGCTGCGCTGCTGGCGCTGGGCCGCAAGCACGAAGGCGTGAATGGCGATTTTCTGGGTGCGGCCATCATTGCCGGGGAGGTCTGCGCACTGCTCCCCCTATCACTGTCAATCTGA
- a CDS encoding DUF4197 domain-containing protein: MPVRTKSPYLTTICVLAAAVLMSATVWAQSNLLQQGLGLLSSGGSKTGSLSQGEMGDGLKEALRVGTENVVANLGQTDGFYTDKAIHIPLPGQLATVQKALKAAGYSSLVDDLELKLNRAAEQATPKAKALFVDAISAMTIEDAQKILSGPDDAATQYFRKAMGPGLATEMQPIVDATLAEAGAVQAYDNMMGQYKALPFMPDAKADLTDYVVEKGMDGIFHYVAKEEAAIRTNPAARTTDLLKKVFSK; this comes from the coding sequence ATGCCTGTTCGTACCAAATCACCGTATCTGACGACCATCTGTGTTCTGGCTGCAGCGGTGCTCATGTCCGCCACAGTCTGGGCGCAAAGCAATCTGTTGCAGCAGGGGCTGGGGCTGCTGTCCTCGGGCGGTTCCAAAACCGGTTCCCTGTCCCAGGGCGAAATGGGTGACGGCCTCAAGGAAGCCCTGCGCGTGGGCACCGAGAACGTGGTCGCCAATCTGGGCCAAACGGACGGCTTTTACACGGACAAGGCCATCCACATCCCCCTGCCGGGACAGCTGGCCACGGTGCAGAAGGCGCTTAAAGCCGCCGGGTATTCGAGTCTGGTCGACGATCTGGAACTGAAGCTGAACCGGGCCGCCGAACAGGCCACGCCCAAGGCCAAGGCCCTTTTCGTGGACGCCATCTCGGCCATGACCATCGAGGATGCCCAGAAAATACTGAGCGGCCCCGATGACGCGGCCACCCAGTATTTCCGCAAGGCCATGGGCCCGGGTCTGGCCACAGAGATGCAGCCCATCGTCGACGCCACTCTGGCCGAGGCCGGAGCGGTGCAGGCCTACGACAACATGATGGGACAATACAAAGCCCTGCCCTTCATGCCCGACGCCAAGGCCGACCTCACGGACTACGTGGTGGAAAAAGGCATGGACGGCATCTTCCACTATGTGGCCAAGGAAGAAGCGGCCATCCGCACCAACCCGGCCGCGAGAACCACGGATCTGCTGAAAAAGGTTTTCAGCAAGTAG
- a CDS encoding helix-turn-helix transcriptional regulator codes for MKAHESTGYQILLRLAETHQDYFLERWSLRMATAGYLQHTTAKRVDCLVALKEFLQPLLRHIEEHDVPEEFSALLRCDTGWERFLIESSRRHRSRGITFDMFLGCFKTFVYSLLDVIEQMDVEFNHKVEARRLIRLYGDALEVLYLQDWIRTFPEFSNSKLDEMNRLLTLEKCRFENTLNATSDLIFVVEGNGLVANINAAVRAVMDEASTLNRPIWEVLSLEGASVDELLRYYPVGITCELAPFDEDVIYRMQINTINQVSLASDQYIFVLTNMTTQAMQRQTLEGIVDEKTEALRREKAQLEEMNITLRNVLKSVGKEHEDHASNLAAKVNTLVLPALERIESENDPAIRKGYVTVVKDQLTRLLPRDPGGMPLLLKLTQMEMKVCQFIQSGHSNKEIAELLSLSVETIQTHRKNIRRKLGLLGKSVSLYAHLNTMGLDDSLGT; via the coding sequence ATGAAGGCACACGAATCGACTGGTTATCAGATATTGCTGCGCCTGGCGGAAACGCACCAGGACTATTTTCTTGAGCGGTGGTCCCTGCGCATGGCTACCGCCGGATACCTGCAACACACCACGGCCAAGCGCGTCGACTGCCTTGTCGCCCTGAAAGAGTTTCTGCAGCCGCTGTTACGACATATCGAGGAGCACGACGTCCCCGAGGAATTTTCCGCATTGCTCCGCTGCGACACCGGCTGGGAACGTTTCCTGATCGAATCGTCCCGTCGTCACAGATCACGCGGCATCACTTTCGACATGTTTCTCGGCTGTTTCAAGACCTTTGTGTACAGCCTGCTGGACGTCATCGAGCAGATGGACGTCGAGTTCAATCACAAGGTGGAGGCGCGCAGGCTCATCAGGCTCTACGGGGACGCGCTTGAGGTGCTCTATCTGCAGGACTGGATCCGGACCTTTCCCGAGTTTTCAAACAGCAAGCTTGACGAGATGAACAGGTTGCTGACCCTTGAGAAGTGCCGTTTTGAAAATACGCTGAACGCAACCTCCGACCTCATCTTCGTGGTGGAGGGTAATGGCCTGGTCGCGAACATCAACGCCGCGGTAAGGGCAGTGATGGATGAAGCCTCGACGCTGAACCGCCCGATCTGGGAGGTCCTTTCCCTGGAGGGCGCTTCGGTGGACGAGTTGCTGCGCTACTATCCGGTGGGCATCACCTGCGAGCTGGCCCCCTTTGACGAGGACGTCATCTACAGGATGCAGATCAACACCATCAACCAGGTCAGCCTAGCCAGCGACCAGTACATCTTCGTGCTGACCAACATGACCACCCAGGCCATGCAGCGTCAGACCCTGGAGGGCATTGTCGACGAAAAGACCGAGGCGCTGCGCCGGGAAAAGGCGCAACTTGAAGAGATGAACATCACGCTGCGCAACGTTTTGAAAAGTGTCGGCAAGGAACACGAAGACCACGCCAGCAACCTGGCCGCCAAGGTCAACACCCTGGTATTGCCGGCGCTGGAACGCATCGAGTCGGAAAATGATCCCGCGATCCGCAAGGGGTATGTCACCGTCGTCAAAGACCAGCTGACGCGCCTTTTGCCCCGGGACCCGGGCGGCATGCCCCTGCTGCTCAAGCTCACGCAGATGGAGATGAAAGTCTGCCAGTTCATTCAATCCGGCCACTCCAACAAGGAAATCGCCGAGCTTTTAAGCCTCTCCGTCGAAACCATCCAGACCCATCGCAAGAACATCCGCCGCAAGCTCGGGCTGCTCGGCAAAAGCGTCAGCCTGTACGCCCATCTGAACACCATGGGGCTGGACGACTCGCTGGGTACATAA
- a CDS encoding molybdopterin-dependent oxidoreductase — MSQKTRALSRRQFLKGISVAGAASLLPLKLLMPYSAEAATAFREQDFQIFRNACPRNCYDTCSIKTYVKDGVVKFIEGAQESTFTKGGLCVKGYAYPRRVYSPDRIKYPMVQDGRRTGNWRRVSWDEAMDRIAGKILEIKEKDGNLLGMGLTKYSGNFGITNYGVEGMMSSLGYTTRFVGTPCWPAGIDAQNYDLGDMWCNDPEDMVKSRFVIIWGANPAWCSVHSMKYVNEAKRRGAKVVVIDPIFTQTAAKGDVYWQPETSSDGALALGMARHILDQGLVDNDFVNTHAIGYAEFAAYLRENVTVEWASQVSGIPAVQIKEVAEEFATADPATIWIGYGMQRHTNGGASVRAIDALVAMTGNVGKEGGGARYGHLRTWGFNYHALLQKQPEGSTGFIGATGPKGEFDFTKGEAASFTDRTVNINKTAQAILDTKDPALRMLWVSCKNPFAQDFDRPKLEKAFDTLEMVVSVEQFFTETVNNSDIVLPVTTLFEEWTVNASYWHYWVGINEQAITPMYETKSNIEIAAVLSKKMNQLSPGSCTFPQDIDTREWLEKEFNQGIYDYLGIKHWTDLKNGPVKARLASSASWSDMKFGTPSGKYEFQSELCQQNGHDALPRYKEGRKPYDEFRLLTPHTKFGLHSQFVNLDWMQEFNKEPFLYMHPDDAQEKKIADLDTVRVFNKVGELKIKVKLTSNVAKKSLVIYEAWFGAGNDFNVQNLVDDESSDMGAYKTGAPGVAIHGQFANVERV; from the coding sequence ATGTCTCAAAAAACAAGAGCACTCAGCAGGCGTCAGTTCCTGAAAGGGATCTCCGTGGCCGGAGCGGCCTCGCTGCTCCCGCTCAAGCTGCTGATGCCGTATTCCGCCGAGGCCGCGACGGCGTTCAGGGAGCAGGATTTCCAGATATTCAGGAACGCCTGCCCCAGGAACTGCTACGACACCTGTTCCATCAAGACGTACGTCAAGGACGGGGTGGTCAAGTTCATCGAGGGCGCGCAGGAGTCCACCTTCACCAAGGGCGGCCTGTGCGTGAAAGGGTATGCCTATCCCCGGCGGGTCTACAGCCCTGACCGGATCAAGTATCCTATGGTGCAGGACGGCCGCCGCACGGGCAACTGGCGCCGCGTCTCATGGGACGAGGCCATGGACCGCATCGCCGGCAAAATCCTTGAAATCAAGGAAAAGGACGGCAACCTGCTGGGAATGGGATTGACCAAGTATTCCGGAAACTTCGGCATCACCAACTACGGCGTCGAGGGCATGATGTCCTCGCTCGGCTACACCACCCGCTTTGTGGGTACGCCCTGCTGGCCGGCCGGTATCGATGCGCAGAACTACGACCTTGGCGACATGTGGTGCAACGATCCCGAGGACATGGTCAAATCCAGGTTCGTCATCATCTGGGGCGCCAATCCCGCGTGGTGTTCGGTGCATTCCATGAAGTACGTGAACGAGGCGAAACGTCGCGGCGCGAAGGTCGTGGTCATCGATCCCATCTTCACCCAGACTGCGGCCAAGGGGGATGTCTATTGGCAGCCCGAAACGTCGAGCGACGGCGCCCTGGCACTGGGCATGGCTCGCCACATTCTGGACCAGGGCTTGGTGGACAACGATTTCGTGAACACGCACGCCATCGGGTACGCTGAATTCGCCGCATATCTGCGCGAAAACGTGACCGTGGAGTGGGCGTCACAGGTCAGCGGCATCCCTGCCGTTCAGATAAAGGAAGTGGCCGAGGAGTTCGCCACCGCTGATCCGGCCACAATCTGGATCGGCTACGGGATGCAGCGGCACACCAACGGCGGCGCCTCCGTCCGCGCCATCGACGCGCTGGTCGCCATGACCGGCAATGTCGGCAAGGAAGGCGGCGGGGCGCGTTACGGCCATCTGCGCACGTGGGGCTTCAACTACCACGCGCTGCTGCAGAAGCAGCCCGAAGGCTCCACCGGTTTCATCGGGGCGACCGGCCCCAAGGGCGAGTTCGATTTCACCAAGGGCGAGGCCGCCAGTTTCACGGATCGCACCGTGAACATCAACAAGACTGCGCAGGCCATCCTCGATACCAAGGATCCCGCTTTGCGGATGCTGTGGGTGTCGTGCAAGAATCCCTTTGCCCAGGACTTCGACCGGCCAAAGCTGGAGAAGGCCTTCGATACGCTGGAGATGGTCGTCTCGGTGGAGCAGTTCTTTACCGAAACGGTCAACAACTCGGACATCGTGCTGCCGGTGACCACGCTGTTCGAGGAGTGGACCGTCAACGCTTCCTACTGGCATTACTGGGTGGGCATCAACGAACAGGCCATAACGCCCATGTACGAGACCAAATCGAATATCGAGATCGCGGCCGTGCTCTCCAAAAAGATGAACCAGCTCTCGCCCGGATCCTGCACGTTCCCGCAGGACATCGACACCAGGGAATGGCTGGAAAAGGAATTCAACCAGGGCATCTACGACTACCTGGGCATCAAGCACTGGACCGACCTTAAAAACGGCCCCGTCAAGGCACGGCTCGCGTCCTCGGCCTCCTGGAGCGACATGAAGTTCGGCACGCCCTCCGGAAAGTACGAGTTTCAGTCCGAGCTGTGCCAGCAGAACGGCCACGACGCCCTGCCCAGATACAAGGAAGGGCGCAAGCCGTATGATGAATTCAGGCTGCTGACGCCGCATACGAAATTCGGTCTGCATTCCCAGTTCGTCAATCTCGACTGGATGCAGGAGTTCAACAAGGAGCCGTTCCTCTACATGCATCCCGATGATGCGCAGGAAAAGAAGATTGCCGACCTTGATACGGTGCGTGTCTTCAACAAGGTCGGAGAGCTCAAAATCAAGGTCAAGCTGACCAGCAACGTCGCCAAGAAAAGCCTGGTCATCTATGAAGCATGGTTTGGGGCTGGAAACGACTTCAATGTCCAGAATCTGGTGGATGATGAGTCCTCCGACATGGGCGCATACAAGACCGGAGCGCCCGGCGTCGCCATACATGGCCAGTTTGCCAATGTGGAACGGGTCTAA
- a CDS encoding TorD/DmsD family molecular chaperone, with protein sequence MTDACIASLEGLRDFFSACNAIELKDAAGRIGGSVDAAILPGTDWTAVEYEFNRLFVGPAAVPAPPYASAYCESDRVLMGKAALEARELYHRLGLAVPQEGVIPDDHLAYELEAMIVLKSALGANSSPSPDTVARHAWFVREHLARWLPHFILATRTHASQGGVIALATDALAAWFDNELNTIAASHPK encoded by the coding sequence ATGACCGACGCATGTATCGCCTCCCTGGAAGGCCTGCGTGATTTCTTTTCCGCATGTAACGCCATCGAGCTCAAGGATGCGGCCGGCCGCATTGGCGGTAGCGTCGATGCAGCCATTTTGCCCGGTACGGACTGGACAGCGGTGGAGTATGAATTCAACCGCCTGTTCGTAGGTCCTGCCGCCGTGCCCGCCCCTCCCTATGCCTCCGCCTATTGCGAATCCGACCGCGTGCTGATGGGCAAGGCGGCCTTGGAGGCCCGCGAGCTTTATCATCGGCTCGGACTGGCCGTGCCGCAGGAGGGCGTCATCCCTGACGACCATCTGGCCTATGAGCTGGAGGCGATGATCGTCCTGAAAAGCGCTCTTGGCGCGAACTCTTCTCCTTCCCCGGACACGGTGGCCCGGCACGCGTGGTTCGTGCGCGAGCACCTGGCCCGATGGCTCCCGCATTTCATCCTGGCGACCAGAACACACGCGTCCCAAGGCGGGGTCATCGCCCTGGCTACGGACGCCCTTGCCGCGTGGTTCGACAACGAACTCAACACCATTGCAGCCTCGCACCCGAAGTGA